Proteins encoded by one window of Luteimonas yindakuii:
- a CDS encoding recombination-associated protein RdgC encodes MFFRNLTLFRFPVSLDIGTLGEGLAEAALKPVGPLELSSRGFVPPFGRDAEALSHRIDDALWLTVGGEDRLLPGAVVNDMLAQKIEEIEAREGRKPGGRRRKQLKDDLVHELLPRAFVKPSRTDALVDLKLGVCAVDTSSRKTGENVVSEIRRALGSFPALPLNAEVAPRSVLTGWIAGEALPDGLSLGEECELKDPADNGAIVKCQRQDLSSDEIARHLESGKQVTRLALVLDDHVSFVLGDDLVVRKFKLLDGAVDQLEHTEADDIAAELDARFALMSGEFRRLFAVLEPALKFSRAEA; translated from the coding sequence ATGTTCTTCCGCAACCTCACCCTGTTCCGCTTTCCCGTCTCGCTCGATATCGGCACGCTCGGCGAAGGCCTGGCCGAAGCCGCGCTGAAGCCCGTCGGCCCGCTCGAATTGTCCTCGCGCGGGTTCGTGCCGCCGTTCGGTCGTGATGCCGAGGCGTTGTCGCACCGCATCGACGATGCGCTCTGGCTGACCGTCGGCGGCGAGGACCGCCTGCTGCCGGGTGCCGTGGTCAACGACATGCTCGCGCAGAAGATCGAGGAGATCGAAGCGCGCGAAGGCCGCAAGCCCGGTGGCCGCCGCCGCAAGCAGCTCAAGGACGACCTCGTGCATGAACTGTTGCCGCGCGCGTTCGTGAAGCCGTCGCGCACCGATGCGCTGGTGGACCTCAAGCTCGGCGTCTGCGCGGTCGACACCTCCAGCCGCAAGACCGGCGAGAACGTGGTGTCGGAGATCCGCCGCGCACTGGGCAGTTTCCCCGCGTTGCCGCTCAATGCAGAGGTCGCGCCGCGCTCGGTGCTGACCGGCTGGATCGCCGGCGAGGCGCTGCCCGATGGCCTGTCGCTGGGGGAGGAGTGCGAGCTCAAGGATCCGGCCGACAACGGCGCGATCGTGAAGTGCCAGCGCCAGGACCTCAGCTCCGACGAGATCGCCCGCCATCTCGAATCCGGCAAACAGGTCACCAGGCTTGCGCTGGTGCTCGACGACCACGTGTCGTTCGTGCTCGGCGACGACCTGGTGGTACGCAAGTTCAAGCTGCTCGACGGTGCGGTCGACCAGCTCGAGCACACCGAGGCCGACGATATCGCCGCCGAACTCGACGCGCGTTTCGCGCTGATGAGCGGCGAGTTCCGCCGCCTGTTCGCCGTGCTCGAGCCCGCGCTGAAGTTCAGCCGCGCCGAGGCCTGA
- a CDS encoding SprT family zinc-dependent metalloprotease: protein MSPSLRRLLGPRLARTPLQRDTIPLACDDGRVIEVLRVRDPRAKRMRLSVAERGARLTLPPAASDLAGQRFLHEHRAWLVAQLDAQRVDGIEPLVAFASTTLPLRGSARPLSWHAGRYARIDDDGDTLRFTVPARVTAATVRRALRDFYETEARADVGRWLPRYLPGLPTAPARIRIRPMSSQWGSLASNGVLALDLALVLGRPQAFEYVLVHELCHLVHADHSRAFWREVEARFQAWRDERDYFHAEGRRLKTALHLLLAG from the coding sequence ATGTCCCCGTCCCTGCGTCGTCTGCTCGGACCCCGCCTCGCGCGCACGCCGCTGCAGCGCGACACCATCCCGCTCGCCTGCGACGACGGCCGGGTGATCGAGGTGCTGCGCGTGCGTGATCCGCGCGCCAAGCGCATGCGCCTGTCGGTGGCCGAGCGCGGCGCACGCCTGACTCTGCCGCCCGCCGCCAGCGACCTTGCCGGCCAGCGTTTCCTGCACGAACACCGCGCCTGGCTGGTCGCGCAGCTGGATGCCCAGCGCGTCGACGGCATCGAACCGCTGGTGGCGTTTGCCAGCACTACCCTGCCGCTGCGCGGCAGCGCGCGGCCGCTGAGCTGGCACGCGGGTCGCTATGCGCGCATCGACGATGACGGTGACACCCTGCGCTTCACGGTGCCGGCGCGCGTCACCGCTGCCACCGTGCGCCGCGCGTTGCGCGACTTCTACGAGACGGAGGCCCGCGCCGACGTCGGACGCTGGTTGCCGCGCTACCTGCCGGGCCTGCCGACCGCGCCGGCCCGCATCCGCATCCGGCCGATGTCCTCGCAGTGGGGTTCGCTCGCGTCCAACGGCGTGCTGGCGCTCGACCTTGCCCTGGTGCTCGGCCGGCCGCAGGCATTCGAATACGTGCTCGTGCACGAACTCTGCCACCTGGTGCACGCCGATCATTCCCGGGCGTTCTGGCGCGAGGTCGAAGCACGCTTTCAGGCCTGGCGCGACGAGCGCGACTATTTCCACGCCGAGGGACGCCGGCTCAAGACCGCGCTGCACCTGCTGCTGGCCGGCTGA
- a CDS encoding alpha/beta fold hydrolase → MTMREFELDIAAGRIRGLRNGGNGPKVLALHGWLDNAASFVPLAAHLADLDLVAPDLPGHGRSDHLPPGTEYTFAGALHNVLDIADALGWERFALLGHSMGAGIASLVAAGCPQRVERLVVIEALGALPESAERTTARLREAVSATRGLRGKRLRVFVDPQPAVRARMQANALSEPVARLLVERGLADVDGGHTWSSDPRLTVPTMVRMTDAQVDDLVAGIECPTRVIYADPPQPYLPEPDRSRRARLLPRGDLTVLPGGHHLHMENPRDVAAAIARFFHG, encoded by the coding sequence CTGACGATGCGGGAATTCGAACTGGACATCGCCGCCGGCCGCATCCGCGGCCTGCGCAACGGCGGCAATGGGCCGAAGGTGCTCGCGCTGCACGGCTGGCTCGACAACGCGGCGAGCTTCGTGCCGCTGGCGGCGCATCTTGCCGACCTCGACCTGGTCGCGCCGGACCTGCCCGGCCATGGTCGCAGCGACCACCTGCCGCCGGGCACCGAATACACCTTCGCCGGCGCGCTGCACAACGTGCTCGACATCGCCGATGCGCTGGGCTGGGAGCGCTTCGCACTGCTCGGCCATTCGATGGGCGCGGGCATCGCCAGCCTGGTCGCGGCGGGCTGTCCGCAGCGCGTCGAACGACTGGTGGTGATCGAGGCCCTGGGCGCACTGCCGGAATCGGCCGAACGCACCACCGCGCGGCTGCGCGAAGCGGTGTCCGCCACGCGTGGACTGCGCGGCAAGCGCCTGCGCGTCTTCGTGGATCCGCAGCCGGCGGTGCGTGCGCGGATGCAGGCCAATGCGCTGTCCGAGCCGGTCGCGCGGCTGCTGGTCGAACGCGGCCTCGCCGATGTCGACGGCGGCCACACCTGGAGCAGCGATCCGCGCCTGACGGTGCCGACGATGGTGCGCATGACCGACGCGCAGGTCGACGATCTCGTTGCCGGCATCGAGTGCCCGACGCGGGTGATCTACGCCGATCCGCCACAGCCCTACCTGCCCGAGCCCGACCGCAGTCGCCGCGCCCGGCTGTTGCCGCGTGGCGACCTCACCGTGCTGCCGGGTGGGCATCACCTGCACATGGAAAACCCGCGCGACGTGGCCGCGGCGATCGCGCGGTTCTTCCACGGCTGA
- the hemH gene encoding ferrochelatase codes for MSQPSPAPTAHPPTHAHDAVLLVNLGTPEAPTPDAVRRYLLEFLSDRRVVSLPPLLWQPILRGAVLPLRCKRVAALYADIWMEGGSPLLVYTRGLAERVAERLPALRVGHAMRYGTPSLVRELERLKAEGARRVLVLPLYPQYSTTTTASVDDVAGRAALPVRVVQDYHADAGWVEAVAASIRAAWQVQPRGERLLFSFHGIPQRVVDAGDPYQAQCRASTVAVARALGLRDDGIMLTFQSRFGREKWLQPYTDATMRALGESGVKRIDVVCPGFAVDCLETLEEIALQNAELFREHGGETLRYIPCLNADPGHADALAALVARELQQWTPGTH; via the coding sequence ATGTCGCAGCCCAGCCCCGCGCCCACGGCGCATCCGCCCACCCACGCGCACGACGCCGTGCTGCTGGTCAACCTCGGCACGCCGGAGGCACCGACGCCCGACGCGGTGCGGCGGTACCTGCTCGAATTCCTTTCCGACCGCCGGGTGGTGTCGCTGCCGCCGCTGCTGTGGCAGCCGATCCTGCGCGGCGCGGTCCTGCCGTTGCGCTGCAAGCGTGTTGCCGCGCTGTATGCCGACATCTGGATGGAGGGCGGTTCGCCGTTGCTGGTGTACACGCGCGGTCTGGCCGAGCGGGTCGCCGAACGCCTGCCCGCCCTCCGGGTGGGGCATGCGATGCGCTATGGCACGCCGTCGCTGGTGCGCGAACTCGAACGGCTGAAGGCCGAGGGCGCGCGCCGGGTGCTGGTGCTGCCGCTGTACCCGCAGTACTCGACCACCACCACTGCCTCGGTGGACGACGTCGCCGGGCGTGCCGCGCTGCCGGTGCGCGTGGTGCAGGACTACCACGCCGACGCCGGCTGGGTGGAGGCGGTCGCCGCTTCGATCCGCGCGGCATGGCAGGTGCAGCCGCGCGGCGAGCGCCTGCTGTTCTCCTTCCACGGCATCCCGCAACGGGTGGTCGACGCCGGCGATCCCTACCAGGCGCAGTGCCGTGCCAGTACCGTCGCCGTCGCGCGCGCACTGGGACTGCGGGACGACGGCATCATGCTGACCTTCCAGTCGCGCTTCGGTCGCGAGAAATGGCTGCAGCCCTATACCGACGCCACCATGCGCGCGCTCGGGGAGAGCGGGGTGAAGCGGATCGACGTCGTCTGCCCGGGCTTTGCCGTCGACTGCCTGGAGACGCTGGAGGAGATCGCGCTGCAGAACGCGGAACTGTTCCGCGAGCACGGCGGCGAGACGCTGCGCTACATCCCCTGCCTCAATGCCGATCCCGGGCATGCCGACGCGCTGGCCGCGCTGGTGGCGCGCGAACTCCAGCAGTGGACGCCGGGCACCCACTGA
- a CDS encoding lipid-binding SYLF domain-containing protein — translation MIQSRRPVRLLLAATLALSLAATAVHAGPREDERARNAVRVLTEVQAIPENAIPDKLLDEARAIVVVPDTIKAGLVIGGRRGHGVMAVKSPDGTWSQPAFVTLTGGSIGFQAGVQSADVVLVFRNDRSLDSIVNGKVTLGADAGVAAGPMGRNAATATDGQLKAEIWSWSRARGLFAGVALDGAVLSIDDQANQAVYGGGTTPRMIFENRTPSRASGAVVDFRDRLEESTAIARANRGTEGTSQVVSQRAPAPRPAADTGTQAQPQPLDPARSEPAPSAFEPVGESEIRAEPLDGSW, via the coding sequence ATGATCCAGTCCCGCCGTCCCGTCCGCCTGCTGCTCGCCGCCACCCTCGCGCTGTCGCTGGCGGCCACGGCCGTCCATGCCGGTCCGCGCGAGGACGAGCGCGCGCGCAACGCGGTGCGCGTGCTGACCGAAGTGCAGGCGATCCCGGAGAACGCGATCCCCGACAAGCTGCTCGACGAGGCCCGCGCGATCGTCGTGGTGCCCGACACCATCAAGGCCGGACTGGTGATCGGCGGCCGCCGCGGCCATGGGGTGATGGCGGTGAAGTCGCCCGATGGCACCTGGTCGCAGCCGGCATTCGTCACCCTGACCGGCGGCAGCATCGGCTTCCAGGCCGGCGTGCAGTCGGCCGACGTGGTGCTGGTGTTCCGCAACGACCGCAGCCTCGACAGCATCGTCAACGGCAAGGTCACCCTCGGCGCCGATGCCGGCGTCGCCGCCGGGCCGATGGGCCGCAACGCCGCCACCGCCACCGACGGCCAGCTCAAGGCCGAGATCTGGTCGTGGTCGCGCGCACGCGGGCTGTTCGCCGGCGTCGCGCTGGATGGCGCGGTGCTCAGCATCGACGACCAGGCCAACCAGGCGGTCTATGGCGGCGGCACCACGCCGCGGATGATCTTCGAAAACCGCACCCCGAGCCGCGCGTCGGGTGCGGTGGTGGATTTCCGCGACCGCCTCGAGGAGTCCACCGCGATCGCACGCGCCAATCGTGGCACCGAGGGCACCAGCCAGGTGGTCTCGCAGCGTGCGCCCGCACCGCGGCCTGCCGCGGACACCGGAACGCAGGCGCAGCCGCAACCGCTGGACCCGGCCCGCAGCGAACCCGCGCCGTCGGCGTTCGAACCGGTCGGCGAAAGCGAGATCCGCGCCGAGCCGCTCGACGGCAGCTGGTAA
- the tatA gene encoding Sec-independent protein translocase subunit TatA yields MGSFSIWHWIIVALVVLLVFGTKKLRGAGRDLGEAIKGFKQGMRDEDTPSAQIEQRRTETVADGDRKRDRDDAAR; encoded by the coding sequence ATGGGTAGTTTCAGCATCTGGCACTGGATCATCGTCGCCCTCGTCGTGCTGCTGGTGTTCGGCACCAAGAAGCTGCGCGGCGCCGGCCGTGACCTCGGCGAAGCCATCAAGGGCTTCAAGCAGGGCATGCGCGACGAGGACACCCCGTCCGCGCAGATCGAACAGCGCCGCACGGAAACGGTCGCCGACGGCGACCGCAAGCGCGACCGGGACGACGCCGCACGCTGA
- the tatB gene encoding Sec-independent protein translocase protein TatB, which produces MFDLSFAELLVIAVVALVVLGPERLPRAARFTGLWVRRARAQWQSVRSEFERELAAEELKRNLEQARSAMRDTDRGIRDADAAIRREAQQLRAGVTTTGTAPGATDTPDATGAETDAPAAIADSAGDSVAMPSARPSEPTGSDDERC; this is translated from the coding sequence ATGTTCGACCTCAGCTTCGCCGAACTCCTGGTGATCGCCGTCGTGGCCCTGGTCGTACTGGGGCCCGAGCGCTTGCCGCGTGCCGCGCGCTTCACCGGCCTGTGGGTGCGACGCGCGCGGGCGCAATGGCAATCGGTGCGCTCCGAGTTCGAGCGCGAGCTGGCCGCCGAGGAACTCAAGCGCAACCTCGAGCAGGCGCGCAGTGCGATGCGCGACACCGATCGCGGGATCCGCGACGCCGACGCCGCCATACGCCGCGAAGCGCAGCAATTGCGCGCTGGGGTGACCACCACCGGGACCGCGCCAGGCGCCACGGACACCCCCGACGCGACCGGCGCCGAGACCGACGCGCCCGCAGCGATTGCGGACAGCGCCGGCGACTCCGTCGCCATGCCGTCCGCACGCCCCAGCGAACCGACCGGATCCGATGACGAACGATGCTGA
- the tatC gene encoding twin-arginine translocase subunit TatC, whose protein sequence is MTNDAESSVDGSLLDHLIELRSRLLRAIAGLMLVFVGLLPFANRLYAWLAQPLLDKLPEGSTLIAVEVASPFFAPLKLAFFVALIATMPWLLYQLWAFVAPGLYRREKRLAMPLLASALLLFYAGCAFAFFLVLPVVFGFLTAVTPDGVAMMTDIHAYLNFVLVIFLAFGLSFELPVAMVILVLMGWVTPNQLRESRGYAIVGVFVVAAVVTPPDVVSQLMLAIPMCLLYEAGLIAARMLVPADGRAAEES, encoded by the coding sequence ATGACGAACGATGCTGAGTCCTCGGTCGACGGCAGCCTGCTCGATCACCTGATCGAGTTGCGCTCGCGCCTGTTGCGCGCGATCGCCGGCCTGATGCTGGTGTTCGTCGGCCTGCTGCCGTTCGCCAATCGCCTCTACGCCTGGCTGGCGCAGCCACTGCTGGACAAGCTGCCGGAAGGTTCGACCCTGATCGCGGTCGAGGTGGCCTCGCCGTTCTTCGCGCCGCTCAAACTCGCTTTCTTCGTCGCCCTGATCGCCACGATGCCGTGGCTGCTGTACCAGCTGTGGGCGTTCGTCGCACCCGGCCTGTACCGGCGCGAGAAGCGCCTGGCGATGCCGCTGCTGGCGTCGGCGCTGCTGCTGTTCTACGCCGGCTGCGCGTTCGCGTTCTTCCTCGTGCTGCCGGTGGTGTTCGGTTTCCTCACCGCGGTGACGCCCGATGGCGTGGCGATGATGACCGACATCCATGCCTACCTGAACTTCGTGCTGGTGATCTTCCTCGCCTTCGGCCTCAGCTTCGAGCTGCCGGTGGCGATGGTGATCCTGGTGCTGATGGGCTGGGTGACGCCGAACCAGCTGCGTGAGTCGCGCGGCTACGCGATCGTCGGCGTGTTCGTGGTCGCCGCCGTGGTCACCCCGCCGGACGTCGTGTCGCAGCTGATGCTGGCGATCCCGATGTGCCTGCTCTACGAAGCGGGCCTGATCGCGGCGCGGATGCTGGTGCCGGCCGACGGGCGCGCCGCCGAAGAATCGTGA
- a CDS encoding RDD family protein — protein MAAPTPAVSPPRPASLLQRWTAWSLDAALVAVVTLALVATSLAARLGALDAAFATLLDAMLQPLLSALPGVPSPAQLLGDPAVLTATSRFADALGHALLLPLVTFALLSWLYATAFECARGATPGKRVLRLRVISTDDGAPASCRHHALRQAAGLLSWLSLNLGHLMAAMPPRHQALHDRIAGMRVVTDMDALPRWTAAWLWLQAALACLALAVLMIALQARVDAALLRALG, from the coding sequence ATGGCGGCGCCGACACCTGCCGTATCGCCGCCACGCCCGGCATCGCTGCTGCAACGCTGGACGGCGTGGTCGTTGGATGCGGCGCTGGTGGCTGTGGTCACGCTGGCGCTGGTGGCGACGTCGCTGGCTGCACGCCTCGGGGCGCTCGACGCCGCGTTCGCGACGCTTCTCGACGCGATGCTGCAACCACTGCTGTCGGCACTGCCTGGCGTGCCGTCACCGGCGCAGCTTCTCGGCGATCCTGCTGTCCTCACGGCCACCTCGCGCTTCGCGGACGCACTGGGTCACGCGTTGCTGCTGCCGCTGGTGACGTTCGCGCTGCTGTCCTGGCTGTATGCGACCGCGTTCGAATGCGCGCGCGGCGCGACGCCGGGCAAGCGCGTGCTGCGGCTGCGGGTGATCAGTACGGACGATGGTGCGCCGGCATCCTGCAGGCACCACGCGCTGCGCCAGGCCGCCGGCCTGCTGTCGTGGCTGAGCCTCAACCTGGGTCACCTGATGGCGGCGATGCCGCCGCGACACCAGGCCCTGCATGACCGCATCGCCGGGATGCGCGTTGTGACCGACATGGACGCCCTGCCGCGCTGGACGGCGGCGTGGTTGTGGCTGCAGGCGGCACTGGCCTGCCTCGCCCTCGCCGTGCTGATGATCGCGCTGCAGGCGCGGGTGGACGCGGCGCTGCTGCGCGCCCTCGGCTGA
- a CDS encoding BPSS1780 family membrane protein, whose product MSDVRKVSAGAGAEWLLGGFGLLRKAPAGLLATGAALGLVTGLPMLLAEVAPGMFLGLQALIMLLTPVLLGGFVYAMQQVDRGGAASPAHLLEGFRNGRTLPLMAQLVPQIAFGIAAIVLLVLMVGVDQLQTLVAAMETAQGQSNPDPALFAGLPAGRLLLWMLLVIALVIAVYFYTFVASPQIMLERRPAFEAMGRSFRACLRNLPAMLVFIVLTLIVAVLMSVAAQVVAALFGLVGGLLVGALFGQVVLMAVLMPVVIGAIYTAWSQMVAPAARATIAAAATSSGIEV is encoded by the coding sequence ATGAGCGACGTGCGCAAGGTGTCCGCAGGGGCCGGCGCGGAATGGCTGCTGGGCGGTTTCGGGCTGCTGCGCAAGGCACCGGCCGGGCTGCTGGCGACGGGTGCTGCGCTCGGCCTGGTGACCGGCCTGCCGATGTTGCTGGCCGAAGTGGCGCCGGGCATGTTCCTCGGGCTGCAGGCACTGATCATGCTGCTCACTCCGGTGCTGCTGGGCGGGTTCGTGTATGCCATGCAGCAGGTCGACCGCGGCGGCGCCGCGTCGCCCGCGCACCTGCTGGAAGGCTTCCGCAACGGGCGCACGCTGCCGTTGATGGCGCAGCTGGTTCCGCAGATCGCCTTCGGCATCGCCGCGATCGTGCTGCTTGTGCTGATGGTCGGCGTCGACCAGTTGCAGACCCTGGTGGCGGCGATGGAAACCGCGCAGGGCCAGTCCAACCCCGATCCCGCGCTGTTCGCGGGCCTGCCGGCCGGGCGCCTGCTGCTGTGGATGCTGCTGGTGATCGCGCTGGTGATCGCGGTGTACTTCTACACCTTCGTCGCCTCGCCGCAGATCATGCTGGAGCGCCGCCCGGCGTTCGAGGCGATGGGGCGCAGCTTCCGCGCCTGCCTGCGCAACCTGCCGGCGATGCTGGTGTTCATCGTGCTGACGCTGATCGTCGCGGTGCTGATGAGCGTGGCCGCGCAGGTCGTCGCCGCACTGTTCGGCCTGGTGGGCGGCCTGCTGGTCGGGGCCCTGTTCGGCCAGGTCGTGCTGATGGCGGTGCTGATGCCGGTGGTGATCGGCGCGATCTACACCGCCTGGTCGCAGATGGTGGCGCCAGCCGCCCGCGCGACCATCGCGGCCGCAGCCACGAGTTCCGGTATCGAAGTCTGA
- a CDS encoding glutamine amidotransferase: MSASFLILETGRPIASMRRHGGFDHWIRVAAGLRASAVETVDAQTGDTLPDPGDRIGVLVTGSGAMVSDREPWSERAAQWLKAAVESGVPVFGICYGHQLLAHALGGEVADNPAGRGMGTVQVETTAGAADDPLFAGLPSPFGAQATHLQSVRQLPEGAQCLATAAHDPNYAFRFGNQAWGVQFHPEFSAMHMRGYIRARADVLRAEGTDPVALARAVSAAPHARNLLRRFVRHAYTVRSRVGAVPDGR; encoded by the coding sequence ATGAGTGCCTCCTTCCTGATCCTTGAAACCGGACGTCCGATCGCGTCCATGCGCCGCCACGGCGGCTTCGACCACTGGATCCGCGTCGCCGCCGGCCTGCGTGCCAGCGCGGTGGAGACCGTGGATGCGCAAACCGGGGACACGCTGCCCGACCCGGGCGACCGCATCGGCGTCCTCGTCACCGGCTCCGGTGCGATGGTCAGCGACCGCGAGCCCTGGAGCGAGCGTGCCGCGCAGTGGCTCAAGGCCGCGGTGGAGTCCGGCGTGCCGGTGTTCGGCATCTGCTACGGCCACCAGCTGCTGGCGCACGCGCTGGGTGGCGAGGTCGCCGACAACCCGGCCGGTCGCGGCATGGGCACCGTGCAAGTGGAAACCACCGCCGGCGCTGCCGACGACCCGCTGTTCGCCGGCCTGCCCTCGCCGTTCGGCGCGCAGGCGACGCACCTGCAGAGCGTGCGACAGCTGCCCGAAGGCGCGCAGTGCCTGGCCACGGCCGCGCACGACCCGAACTATGCATTCCGCTTCGGCAACCAGGCCTGGGGCGTGCAGTTCCATCCCGAGTTCTCCGCCATGCACATGCGCGGCTACATCCGTGCGCGCGCCGATGTCCTGCGTGCCGAAGGCACCGATCCGGTCGCGCTGGCACGGGCGGTTTCTGCCGCACCGCACGCGCGCAATCTGCTGCGTCGGTTCGTGCGCCACGCGTACACTGTGCGCAGCCGCGTCGGCGCAGTGCCGGACGGGCGATAG
- a CDS encoding GspE/PulE family protein, with protein sequence MSEARTERPQASAALPPGRLAIAPLIDALAADGLIGAEEAARAHAGSRHLRGIDTVHPLVLLANLKLASTRRPGTELGLEALTEWLAARTGLTYRRIDPTRLDVAGVTDLISHAYARRHRILPLEVGPERALIATSEPLALDWLPDLQRLLRRDITLEVASPLDLNRYTMEFFGVTRSLRGAREQRDGAGGGGDAPSFEQLVELGKSGDVNADDHHIVHIVDWLLQYAYEQRASDIHLEPRRDLGRVRFRIDGVLHKVFEMPPPVMTAVVSRIKVLGRMDLAERRRPQDGRIKTRSPGGREVEMRLSTMPTAFGEKCVMRIFDPDTAFKPIGQLGFDAGEAAAWEELVQRPHGIVLVTGPTGSGKTTTLYSTLRRLSTPDVNVCTVEDPIEMVAPELNQTQVHTAIDLTFAQGVRTLLRQDPDIIMIGEIRDLDTAQMAVQASLTGHLVLSTLHTNDAPSAVTRLLDLGLPHYLIASTLNGVLAQRLVRTLCAHCKRPGQVPDAGWQALLDPGEPVPSGQPHVPVGCLECRNTGYQGRVGLYELMPVTSQLRAMIRPDMELAAFARTAVGGGLRTLRRAAAEKVAQGLTTVEEVLTVLPPRE encoded by the coding sequence TTGAGCGAAGCACGCACCGAACGCCCCCAGGCCTCCGCCGCGCTGCCGCCCGGACGGCTGGCGATCGCACCGCTGATCGACGCGCTGGCCGCTGATGGACTGATCGGCGCCGAGGAAGCCGCCCGTGCGCATGCCGGCAGCCGCCACCTGCGTGGTATCGACACCGTGCATCCGCTGGTGCTGCTGGCCAACCTCAAGCTGGCCTCCACGCGCCGGCCCGGCACCGAGCTCGGACTCGAGGCGCTGACCGAATGGCTGGCTGCGCGCACCGGCCTGACCTACCGCCGCATCGACCCGACCCGGCTCGACGTCGCCGGCGTCACCGATCTGATCTCGCATGCGTATGCGCGCAGGCACCGCATCCTGCCGCTGGAAGTGGGGCCCGAGCGCGCGCTGATCGCCACCAGCGAACCGCTGGCGCTGGACTGGCTGCCCGACCTGCAGCGCCTGCTTCGCCGCGACATCACCCTCGAGGTCGCCAGCCCGCTCGACCTCAACCGCTACACCATGGAATTCTTCGGCGTCACCCGTTCGCTGCGCGGCGCGCGCGAGCAGCGCGACGGCGCGGGTGGCGGTGGCGATGCACCGAGCTTCGAGCAGCTGGTGGAGCTGGGGAAGTCCGGCGACGTCAACGCCGACGACCACCACATCGTCCACATCGTCGACTGGCTGCTGCAGTACGCCTACGAACAGCGCGCTTCCGATATCCATCTCGAACCGCGGCGCGACCTCGGCCGCGTGCGCTTCCGCATCGACGGCGTGCTGCACAAGGTGTTCGAGATGCCGCCGCCGGTGATGACCGCGGTGGTGTCGCGCATCAAGGTGCTCGGGCGCATGGACCTGGCCGAACGCCGGCGCCCGCAGGACGGCCGCATCAAGACCCGCTCGCCGGGCGGGCGCGAAGTGGAGATGCGCCTGTCGACGATGCCCACCGCGTTCGGCGAGAAGTGCGTGATGCGCATCTTCGATCCGGACACCGCGTTCAAGCCGATCGGGCAGCTCGGCTTCGACGCCGGCGAGGCGGCGGCGTGGGAGGAACTGGTGCAGCGCCCGCACGGCATCGTGCTGGTGACTGGCCCCACCGGCTCGGGCAAGACCACCACGCTGTATTCGACGCTGCGGCGGCTGTCGACGCCCGACGTCAACGTCTGCACCGTGGAGGACCCGATCGAGATGGTCGCGCCGGAGCTCAACCAGACCCAGGTGCATACCGCGATCGACCTGACGTTCGCCCAGGGCGTGCGCACGCTGCTGCGGCAGGACCCGGACATCATCATGATTGGCGAGATCCGCGACCTCGATACCGCGCAGATGGCGGTGCAGGCCTCGCTGACCGGACACCTGGTGCTGTCGACGCTGCACACCAACGATGCGCCGTCGGCGGTCACCCGCCTGCTGGATCTTGGCCTGCCGCATTACCTGATTGCTTCCACCCTTAACGGCGTGCTCGCGCAGCGTCTGGTGCGCACGCTGTGCGCGCACTGCAAGCGCCCGGGCCAGGTCCCCGACGCCGGCTGGCAGGCATTGCTCGATCCCGGCGAGCCGGTACCGTCCGGCCAGCCGCATGTGCCGGTGGGTTGCCTCGAATGCCGCAACACCGGCTACCAGGGCCGCGTCGGCCTGTACGAGCTGATGCCGGTGACATCGCAGCTGCGCGCGATGATCCGCCCCGACATGGAACTGGCCGCGTTCGCGCGCACAGCCGTCGGCGGCGGCCTGCGCACCCTGCGTCGCGCGGCTGCGGAAAAGGTCGCCCAGGGCCTGACCACGGTCGAGGAAGTACTGACAGTGCTGCCGCCGCGGGAGTGA